In the Bacillus shivajii genome, one interval contains:
- a CDS encoding DUF421 domain-containing protein, which yields MPGWLEVVVRSLVAVTVLLFISRMVIRKSLSQVTYFEFVAGVVLAVILAVGSFNLQVPIAYPIMGIIVWAFIPYLLGWLAIKSQTLRNFVYGRGIPLIKDGKVLEDNLKKERYSTDELLKQLRQRNIHQVADVEFALLETSGEISVLPKKDYQPLTPKDMGMQVAPIKEPETIIMDGKVLDEPLATVGKNRQWLEMELEKIGAAIENVYLGQVDSYGQLTVDLFDDKLKVPSPQEKPHLLATLKKCQADLESFALETDNQEAKGMYTRNAKEIEETINKVKSLLVN from the coding sequence ATGCCTGGCTGGTTAGAAGTCGTTGTACGTTCTCTCGTAGCAGTTACTGTTTTATTATTTATATCTCGTATGGTAATACGAAAGTCATTATCTCAAGTGACATACTTCGAATTTGTCGCAGGTGTCGTTTTAGCCGTTATACTGGCTGTTGGGTCATTTAATTTACAAGTGCCTATTGCTTACCCAATAATGGGGATCATCGTTTGGGCATTTATCCCGTATTTATTAGGCTGGTTAGCAATCAAGAGTCAAACTCTGCGCAACTTTGTTTATGGACGAGGAATTCCACTTATTAAAGACGGAAAAGTACTTGAAGACAATTTGAAAAAAGAGCGTTACTCTACAGATGAATTATTAAAGCAGTTGCGGCAAAGAAATATTCACCAAGTAGCTGATGTTGAATTTGCCTTACTTGAAACAAGTGGAGAGATTAGTGTTTTACCGAAAAAAGATTATCAGCCGTTAACACCAAAAGATATGGGTATGCAAGTAGCACCAATTAAAGAACCAGAGACGATCATAATGGATGGGAAAGTACTTGATGAACCTTTAGCAACAGTCGGGAAGAACAGGCAGTGGCTTGAAATGGAATTAGAGAAAATCGGAGCAGCAATCGAAAATGTTTATTTAGGTCAAGTCGATTCATATGGTCAGTTAACTGTCGACCTGTTTGATGATAAGCTGAAAGTCCCTTCTCCTCAAGAAAAGCCGCATTTACTAGCAACATTAAAGAAGTGCCAAGCTGACTTAGAGTCATTTGCATTAGAAACTGATAATCAAGAAGCAAAAGGGATGTACACAAGAAATGCAAAAGAAATTGAAGAAACGATCAACAAAGTAAAATCATTACTTGTTAACTAA
- a CDS encoding DUF1657 domain-containing protein — protein sequence MTVASNVKQCLASLKNAEATLHSFAIKSEDEDAKETFKESCLSTRRVIEDLEKRISQLEFEEPQYKGF from the coding sequence ATGACTGTCGCTTCAAATGTAAAGCAATGTTTAGCGAGTCTTAAAAATGCGGAAGCAACGTTACATAGCTTCGCAATAAAATCAGAAGATGAGGATGCGAAAGAAACGTTTAAAGAATCGTGTTTATCCACTCGAAGGGTCATTGAAGATTTAGAAAAGCGTATTAGTCAGTTAGAATTTGAAGAACCTCAATATAAAGGGTTCTAA
- the spoVAD gene encoding stage V sporulation protein AD has translation MLTGHRTWEYENKPIILSTGTIGGPFEANGRIPKDFDTLHGDLWLGQDSYEKAEKVLFEESCIKAIEKAELTKEDIQFIFAGDLINQITPTSFAARTIAAPYFGLFGACSTSMEGLALAAYIVNTGGAKHVLTGSVSHNAAVEKQFRYPNEYGAQKPPTSQWTVTAAGSAIISNEGTGPSVTSATIGRVVDMGLSDPFNMGGAMAPAAVDTIEAHLKDRNLDPSYYDLIVTGDLGKIGQTIAYDLLQKHDIPVTKDQFKDCGLIIYREGQPVLAGASGSGCSAAVTYGHLLNRMKEGEFKKILVVATGALLSPLSFQQKETIPCIAHAVSIEM, from the coding sequence ATGTTAACTGGCCATCGCACATGGGAGTATGAAAATAAGCCAATCATCTTGTCAACGGGAACCATTGGAGGACCGTTTGAAGCAAATGGGAGAATCCCTAAAGATTTTGATACCCTTCATGGGGATTTGTGGTTAGGGCAAGATTCTTATGAAAAAGCAGAAAAGGTTCTGTTTGAAGAATCATGTATAAAAGCCATTGAAAAGGCTGAACTAACAAAAGAAGATATTCAATTTATTTTTGCCGGAGATTTAATTAATCAAATTACGCCAACAAGCTTTGCCGCACGGACAATAGCTGCGCCTTATTTCGGGTTATTTGGTGCTTGTTCGACTTCAATGGAAGGGCTGGCACTTGCAGCTTATATTGTAAATACTGGTGGAGCAAAGCATGTATTGACTGGCTCTGTTAGCCATAACGCAGCAGTTGAAAAGCAGTTCCGTTATCCGAATGAGTATGGTGCACAAAAGCCACCTACATCACAATGGACGGTTACTGCCGCAGGTTCTGCGATTATTTCCAACGAAGGGACAGGCCCTTCTGTTACATCTGCAACGATTGGACGAGTCGTCGATATGGGATTAAGTGATCCGTTTAATATGGGAGGTGCAATGGCACCAGCTGCTGTAGATACGATCGAAGCTCATTTAAAAGACCGAAACCTAGATCCTTCATATTATGATTTAATCGTTACTGGAGACTTAGGGAAAATTGGACAAACGATAGCTTATGATTTATTGCAAAAACATGATATCCCCGTAACAAAGGATCAATTTAAAGACTGTGGGCTAATCATTTATCGTGAGGGTCAGCCAGTGTTAGCGGGAGCAAGTGGCTCAGGTTGTTCGGCTGCGGTTACGTATGGTCATTTGTTAAACCGGATGAAAGAAGGAGAGTTTAAGAAAATTCTCGTTGTTGCAACTGGTGCTTTATTATCTCCACTTTCTTTTCAACAAAAAGAAACGATACCATGTATTGCTCATGCTGTTTCAATCGAAATGTGA
- the spoVAC gene encoding stage V sporulation protein AC: MSDQIKKNLTPTQQEYQKFASDREVKRPIGKNCIKAFFIGGFICLLGEFIRTFYYTFFDFTERTASDPTVATLIIIAVLLTGLGVYDRFGQFAGAGTAVPVTGFANSVASAAIEHRSEGYVLGVGANMFKLAGSVIVFGTFAAFVIAFIHTLLTQLGGF, encoded by the coding sequence GTGTCTGATCAAATAAAGAAGAACTTAACGCCAACTCAGCAAGAATATCAAAAATTCGCAAGTGATAGAGAAGTGAAGAGACCAATAGGTAAAAACTGTATTAAAGCATTTTTTATAGGTGGATTCATCTGCTTATTAGGTGAATTCATTCGAACATTTTATTATACGTTCTTTGATTTTACAGAAAGAACTGCGAGTGACCCTACTGTTGCTACTTTAATTATAATTGCTGTTTTATTAACAGGATTAGGGGTGTATGATCGATTCGGTCAATTCGCAGGTGCAGGTACGGCTGTTCCAGTTACAGGCTTTGCAAACTCTGTTGCTTCGGCAGCCATTGAACATCGATCTGAAGGATATGTGTTAGGTGTAGGAGCAAATATGTTTAAACTTGCTGGATCCGTTATTGTGTTTGGTACATTTGCTGCATTCGTCATAGCATTTATCCATACGCTTTTGACGCAATTGGGGGGCTTTTAA
- a CDS encoding DUF1657 domain-containing protein → MTVATQLKQTLAGLKSAQASLEQFALQTENQQAKQMFQNVAQQTQGIVDTISPRMQQIEEEEPQYKQ, encoded by the coding sequence ATGACAGTTGCAACTCAATTGAAACAAACATTAGCAGGCTTAAAAAGTGCGCAAGCAAGCTTGGAGCAATTTGCACTTCAAACAGAAAATCAGCAAGCAAAACAAATGTTTCAAAACGTAGCACAACAAACACAAGGAATTGTTGATACGATTTCACCTCGTATGCAACAAATTGAAGAAGAAGAGCCACAGTATAAGCAGTAG
- a CDS encoding glycoside hydrolase domain-containing protein gives MIGNLKRLVPFMTAFLFVIITGFALFIYGTNQDVVSVGASVADEEIEEEENEDSSTSDEHGNDNGNEEGNIQNSIESNIDTGDGEVENTIENNINGNGNEVSNSIENVISGNGSIINNTIFNEIEGDGSDLDNFIENDIFAEDGADVTNNINNNILGNFNNITNNIINNIEIIVDGDVENDVNNEVEGNGDGEEKNGEDPNGNGENGEANGDTPESIWGVDSASLTDEEMLTCIRENFGDPQVYARYLGDKEGVSYGLTHEEVELLHSNEIDIMVIWNHFEDARGYEKGQSEANDAIEMAREFGVPEGVALFANVEPIYPIDAEFILGWYDTLAESEYESGVYGIFSPDRDLYVEYEMAAEENPDLLENNYVWTSYPEEGVTTEENAPEYNPVAPEGSLLAGWQYGIEAETCNIDTNLFDGEVLDVLWAN, from the coding sequence ATGATTGGTAATTTAAAAAGACTAGTCCCGTTTATGACAGCTTTTCTGTTTGTAATAATTACAGGGTTTGCTCTTTTCATTTATGGAACAAATCAAGATGTTGTCTCGGTAGGTGCTAGTGTTGCAGATGAAGAGATAGAAGAAGAGGAAAATGAAGATTCTTCTACATCTGATGAACATGGCAATGATAATGGTAATGAAGAGGGCAATATACAAAACTCAATTGAGAGTAATATAGATACTGGTGATGGAGAAGTTGAAAATACAATTGAAAACAATATTAATGGGAACGGCAATGAAGTTAGTAATTCAATAGAAAATGTGATTAGTGGTAATGGATCAATAATAAACAATACTATTTTTAATGAGATCGAAGGAGATGGTTCAGACCTTGATAACTTCATAGAAAATGATATTTTTGCTGAAGATGGTGCTGATGTAACGAACAATATAAATAACAATATACTAGGGAACTTTAATAATATTACAAACAACATTATTAATAACATTGAAATTATTGTTGATGGTGATGTTGAAAATGATGTAAACAATGAGGTTGAAGGAAATGGAGACGGTGAAGAGAAAAACGGAGAAGATCCAAATGGCAATGGTGAAAATGGAGAGGCAAATGGTGATACACCAGAAAGTATTTGGGGTGTTGACTCCGCTAGTCTGACAGACGAAGAAATGCTCACTTGTATAAGAGAAAATTTTGGTGATCCACAAGTTTATGCACGTTATTTAGGAGATAAAGAAGGAGTCTCCTACGGATTAACACATGAAGAAGTTGAATTGTTACATTCGAATGAAATAGATATTATGGTTATCTGGAATCACTTTGAAGACGCAAGAGGTTATGAAAAAGGCCAAAGTGAAGCAAATGATGCGATTGAAATGGCAAGAGAATTTGGGGTTCCTGAAGGTGTCGCTTTATTTGCAAATGTTGAGCCAATTTATCCAATTGATGCTGAATTCATTTTAGGCTGGTATGACACATTAGCGGAGTCTGAATACGAATCAGGTGTATACGGCATCTTCTCTCCTGATCGTGATTTATATGTTGAATATGAAATGGCTGCTGAGGAAAACCCTGACCTTTTAGAAAATAACTATGTATGGACGTCTTATCCAGAAGAAGGCGTCACTACTGAAGAAAATGCACCAGAATACAATCCAGTTGCACCAGAAGGGTCTTTACTTGCTGGTTGGCAATATGGTATTGAAGCTGAAACTTGTAATATTGACACAAACTTATTTGATGGTGAAGTATTAGATGTCCTTTGGGCAAATTAA
- a CDS encoding proline iminopeptidase-family hydrolase yields MTVTEGFINVTGGKVWYQQHVQEHSKNNTPILILHGGPGSSHYSMQGLSILSKDRPVIFYDQLGCGHSDRPDEKSLWTLDRFVEELALVREALSLGEVHLLGHSWGTTLAAAYALTKPKGVKSIIFSSPCLSAPLWAEDQDRNRKELPQDVQDTLKKCEENGTTNSEEYKKATAEFNKRFVCRLDPKPQILIDGAKYKGRDSYETMWGPSEFHVTGNLKSFDCTNQLNELTIPTLYTCGRFDEATPKTTEYYHRLTPNSQFHVFENSAHIPYLEEEEEYVRIMKDFF; encoded by the coding sequence ATGACAGTAACAGAAGGTTTTATAAACGTAACTGGCGGAAAAGTATGGTATCAACAACATGTACAAGAGCATTCAAAAAACAATACTCCTATTCTCATCTTGCATGGAGGACCAGGGTCATCACACTATTCCATGCAAGGTTTAAGTATATTATCAAAAGACCGTCCGGTTATTTTTTATGATCAGCTCGGCTGTGGCCATTCAGACAGACCTGATGAAAAAAGTTTGTGGACTTTAGATCGCTTTGTAGAAGAACTAGCTCTCGTTCGTGAGGCTCTTTCTTTAGGTGAAGTCCACCTTCTCGGTCATTCTTGGGGAACAACATTAGCAGCAGCTTATGCGTTAACGAAGCCAAAAGGTGTGAAAAGTATCATCTTTTCGAGTCCTTGTCTTAGCGCCCCGTTATGGGCCGAAGATCAAGACAGAAATCGTAAAGAGCTACCTCAAGACGTTCAAGATACATTAAAAAAATGTGAGGAGAACGGTACGACAAATTCTGAAGAGTATAAAAAAGCGACAGCGGAATTTAATAAACGGTTTGTTTGCAGGCTAGATCCGAAACCGCAAATTTTAATTGATGGGGCAAAATATAAAGGAAGAGATTCATATGAAACAATGTGGGGACCTTCTGAGTTTCATGTTACAGGAAATTTGAAAAGCTTTGATTGTACTAATCAGCTAAATGAATTAACGATTCCAACCCTTTACACTTGCGGTCGTTTTGACGAAGCAACACCGAAAACGACGGAATACTATCATAGATTAACACCGAACTCACAGTTCCACGTATTTGAAAATAGTGCACACATTCCTTATTTAGAGGAAGAGGAGGAGTATGTACGTATAATGAAAGATTTTTTTTAA
- a CDS encoding class I SAM-dependent methyltransferase, producing MEDIKDTYNKLARVYAQHVDQDSPYNADYERPAMLKEIPENLKGKKVLDAGCSAGWYTDVLTSRGADVTGIDISPAMIEVAKQRLNSDAHLLCHDLKTTLPFQNDEFDYIASSLTLHYLKDWAFTFSEFQRVLRPNGTFLFSTHHPFMDFTKFPCDDYFETKLLKDTWNKPNLTIDVSFYRRSMEQIMRDTTKFFSLEALYEPRPHERMKETAPKSYQYLKTHPHFLIIKAKCRKEDG from the coding sequence TTGGAGGACATAAAAGATACATATAACAAATTAGCAAGGGTCTACGCGCAGCATGTAGATCAAGACAGTCCTTACAATGCAGATTATGAAAGGCCGGCCATGCTAAAAGAAATTCCTGAAAACCTTAAAGGGAAAAAAGTACTCGATGCCGGTTGTTCGGCTGGCTGGTATACAGATGTTTTGACGAGTCGAGGGGCTGACGTTACAGGCATCGATATCAGTCCGGCAATGATTGAAGTAGCAAAACAAAGGTTGAATAGTGATGCTCATTTACTTTGCCATGATTTAAAAACTACACTTCCGTTTCAAAACGATGAATTTGATTACATCGCCTCTTCCTTAACGCTCCATTACTTAAAGGACTGGGCATTCACGTTCAGTGAGTTTCAAAGAGTTTTAAGGCCAAATGGAACCTTTCTATTTTCTACTCATCATCCTTTTATGGACTTTACAAAGTTTCCTTGTGACGATTATTTCGAAACAAAGTTACTCAAAGACACTTGGAATAAACCAAACCTTACGATTGATGTAAGTTTCTACCGAAGATCAATGGAACAAATCATGCGTGACACGACGAAATTTTTCTCGTTAGAAGCGTTGTACGAGCCACGCCCACATGAAAGGATGAAAGAGACAGCTCCAAAGTCGTACCAATACTTGAAAACACACCCTCACTTTTTAATCATTAAGGCAAAATGTCGTAAAGAAGATGGATGA
- a CDS encoding tyrosine phenol-lyase translates to MKRRTAEPYKIKAVEPLKMLNEQERKEALKKAGYNTFLINSEDVYIDLLTDSGTTAMSDRQWGTLMTGDEAYAGSKSWYKLEQAVKEIYGYNFVIPTHQGRGAENLLSQMKIKEGDYVPGNMYFTTTRAHQELNGATFVDIIIDEAHDSLYDHPFKGNVDLSKLESLIHEVGAEKIPYVCIAVTVNLAGGQPVSMKNMRDVYELCQKHGIDVMYDATRCVENAFFIQEREEGYTDKSIKDILKEMFSYSDGCTMSGKKDCLVNTGGFLAMNDEKLYTRARELVVLYEGMPSYGGLAGRDMEAMAQGIYESIDDNYIKHRIHQVRYLGEQLIEAGIPVVKPIGGHAVFLDAREFLPHLKHEELPAQSLAAALYLDSGVRSMERGIVSGGRNKVTGENNKPKLELVRLTIPRRVYTNNHMDVVADSVISLYEKRDQISGLKMTYEPPTLRFFNARFEPLSPSGELMTNETSSTTT, encoded by the coding sequence ATGAAACGACGCACTGCTGAACCGTACAAAATTAAAGCTGTAGAACCGTTAAAGATGTTAAATGAACAAGAGCGAAAAGAAGCTTTGAAGAAGGCGGGCTACAACACGTTTTTGATCAATTCAGAAGATGTGTATATTGATTTGTTAACTGATAGTGGGACAACAGCAATGAGTGATCGTCAATGGGGAACGTTAATGACTGGAGATGAAGCTTATGCAGGAAGTAAAAGTTGGTATAAGCTTGAGCAAGCAGTAAAAGAAATTTACGGATACAACTTTGTGATTCCGACACATCAAGGTAGGGGAGCGGAGAATTTACTTTCACAAATGAAAATTAAAGAAGGCGATTATGTACCAGGAAACATGTATTTTACAACAACTCGAGCACATCAAGAGTTAAACGGTGCAACATTTGTTGATATCATTATTGATGAAGCGCACGATTCACTTTATGATCATCCGTTTAAAGGGAATGTCGATTTGTCAAAATTAGAATCGCTCATTCATGAAGTTGGTGCGGAGAAAATCCCTTATGTTTGTATCGCGGTAACGGTCAACCTAGCAGGGGGTCAACCTGTCAGCATGAAAAACATGCGTGACGTTTATGAGCTTTGTCAAAAACACGGAATTGACGTTATGTATGACGCAACGCGCTGTGTAGAAAATGCCTTTTTTATTCAAGAGCGTGAAGAAGGATATACAGACAAATCGATCAAGGACATTCTTAAGGAAATGTTCTCGTACTCTGATGGTTGTACGATGAGCGGTAAAAAGGATTGTTTAGTGAATACCGGCGGCTTTTTAGCGATGAACGATGAAAAGCTTTATACAAGAGCAAGAGAACTCGTTGTATTATATGAAGGAATGCCGTCATACGGTGGTCTTGCTGGTCGTGATATGGAGGCGATGGCACAAGGAATTTATGAATCGATTGATGATAATTACATTAAACACCGCATTCATCAAGTAAGGTACTTAGGAGAGCAATTAATTGAAGCGGGGATCCCTGTCGTTAAGCCGATTGGAGGGCATGCCGTATTCCTTGATGCTAGAGAGTTTTTACCGCACTTGAAACATGAAGAACTTCCAGCTCAATCTCTTGCAGCAGCTCTTTACTTAGATTCCGGTGTACGATCGATGGAAAGAGGGATCGTCTCAGGTGGGAGAAATAAAGTAACAGGTGAAAATAATAAGCCAAAACTTGAATTAGTTCGTTTAACCATTCCAAGAAGAGTCTATACAAATAACCATATGGATGTCGTTGCTGACTCAGTCATATCATTATATGAAAAACGAGATCAAATCTCAGGACTGAAAATGACGTATGAACCACCCACATTACGATTCTTTAACGCAAGGTTCGAACCGCTGTCTCCAAGTGGAGAATTAATGACGAACGAAACATCATCTACTACGACATAA
- the coaA gene encoding type I pantothenate kinase, with product MTEEKQGSYSPYITLPREEWAELSPGETQPLTNDEVKKLQGINEYLSMEEVSNVYLPLSRLLNLYTTASQDLHSVTNVFLHKQTKKVPYIIGMAGSVAVGKSTTARVIQALLSRWPNHPKVELVTTDGFLYPNHVLEEKGIMNRKGFPESYDTGKLVRFLADLKSGVSEVTAPVYSHLVYDIIPDKQQTITQPDIVIVEGINVLQVSKDRVTKEIPDVFVSDFFDFSIYVDADVKDIYDWYIERFKTLRNTAFQNPNSYFKRYASLSDEEAVNVASRIWREINEKNLYDNILPTKHRADLILEKGNNHSVQNVHLRKV from the coding sequence ATGACGGAAGAAAAACAAGGTTCATATTCACCATATATTACGTTACCTAGAGAAGAATGGGCTGAGTTAAGCCCAGGAGAAACCCAACCGTTAACAAACGATGAAGTAAAGAAGCTCCAAGGGATTAATGAATATTTATCGATGGAGGAAGTTTCAAATGTATACTTACCTTTATCCCGACTTTTAAACTTATATACGACGGCATCACAGGACTTACATTCCGTTACAAACGTTTTTCTTCATAAACAAACGAAGAAAGTTCCGTATATTATTGGGATGGCAGGTAGTGTCGCTGTTGGGAAAAGTACAACAGCACGTGTGATTCAAGCACTATTATCACGCTGGCCAAATCATCCAAAAGTCGAACTCGTCACAACAGACGGCTTCCTTTATCCAAACCACGTGTTGGAAGAAAAGGGGATTATGAACCGAAAAGGATTTCCAGAAAGTTATGATACTGGAAAGTTGGTTAGGTTTTTAGCTGATTTAAAATCAGGTGTGTCAGAAGTAACTGCACCTGTTTATTCACACTTAGTCTATGACATTATCCCTGACAAACAACAAACGATCACGCAGCCTGATATCGTTATTGTGGAAGGTATTAACGTTTTACAAGTATCGAAAGATCGAGTGACGAAAGAAATCCCTGATGTGTTCGTTTCTGACTTCTTCGATTTCTCTATTTATGTCGATGCAGATGTTAAGGATATATACGACTGGTATATTGAGCGTTTTAAGACGTTACGGAACACAGCATTCCAAAATCCTAATTCTTATTTTAAACGGTATGCTTCGTTATCTGACGAAGAAGCAGTGAATGTTGCTTCGCGCATATGGAGAGAGATTAATGAGAAAAATTTATATGATAATATTTTACCGACGAAACATCGTGCCGATTTAATATTAGAAAAAGGCAACAATCACTCGGTGCAAAATGTTCATTTACGAAAAGTATAA
- a CDS encoding TolB family protein: MRRFILTVLILLFFVPAPISAAEPTIKAGFIRDGDLWILLNDQEEQVTKTGQVISQPKWSHDGEWLLYQEKASAEFKEKGEQTEIWAYHIKTKDKKKIFYDGHSPRWAPNKNIIAFTANGSLNISNLDQFFNVAAGVSTYTWLPDGSGFLLSSRGVLRPDGWTSAMLFTKNIADDLEDIDILSNVDQFFTLPKEVGMNDNKVIAVNAGDFAFSPHSKWISFIVSPTASWAMDSNMLCVISSDGKEFNVLDEVVREVGEPKWAPSTDTIAFIAGGGRIVFGFKNKDLKVRELPASGSYTPTNYADLDFDWVTNHSIVTSRVKESEWSNDFSKHPLPALYSINIETNEQRQITHPPSGLGDYKPQYVDVIDKLVWLRRTSLVDDAGTLWRANADGSNAKEWLQNVESITFYEKAEQS, translated from the coding sequence GTGAGACGATTTATATTAACTGTCCTCATCCTACTATTTTTTGTTCCGGCTCCAATATCTGCTGCTGAACCTACAATTAAAGCTGGTTTTATAAGGGATGGGGATTTATGGATTTTACTAAACGATCAAGAAGAACAAGTGACGAAAACTGGGCAAGTTATTTCTCAACCTAAGTGGTCGCACGATGGAGAATGGTTATTATATCAAGAGAAAGCCTCAGCAGAATTCAAAGAAAAAGGCGAACAAACTGAAATTTGGGCTTATCATATTAAAACAAAGGACAAGAAAAAAATCTTTTATGATGGACATTCTCCTAGATGGGCACCAAATAAAAATATCATTGCCTTTACTGCGAATGGGAGTCTAAATATATCTAATTTAGATCAATTTTTTAACGTTGCAGCTGGAGTAAGTACTTATACATGGTTGCCTGATGGGAGTGGGTTCTTGCTTTCCTCACGAGGAGTCCTTCGACCTGATGGATGGACAAGTGCCATGCTTTTTACGAAAAATATAGCGGATGATTTGGAAGACATTGATATATTAAGTAATGTTGATCAATTTTTTACCCTTCCAAAAGAGGTAGGTATGAATGACAACAAGGTCATTGCTGTAAATGCTGGTGATTTTGCTTTTTCTCCGCATAGCAAGTGGATTTCCTTCATCGTTTCACCAACAGCTTCATGGGCAATGGATAGTAATATGCTTTGTGTGATTTCGAGTGATGGAAAAGAATTTAACGTGTTAGATGAGGTAGTTCGAGAAGTTGGTGAGCCTAAGTGGGCACCTTCTACTGATACAATCGCATTTATTGCTGGTGGTGGAAGGATTGTATTTGGGTTTAAAAATAAAGATTTGAAAGTAAGAGAATTGCCCGCCTCAGGATCATACACACCTACAAATTATGCAGACCTTGATTTTGACTGGGTGACAAATCATTCAATTGTTACGTCAAGGGTTAAAGAAAGTGAGTGGTCAAACGATTTTAGCAAACACCCATTACCTGCTCTTTACTCCATAAATATCGAAACGAATGAGCAAAGACAAATCACTCATCCCCCAAGTGGATTAGGTGATTATAAACCACAGTATGTAGATGTCATCGATAAGCTCGTTTGGTTAAGACGCACTTCATTAGTAGATGATGCTGGGACACTTTGGAGAGCAAACGCTGATGGTTCAAATGCTAAAGAATGGTTGCAAAATGTCGAATCAATTACATTTTATGAAAAGGCTGAACAGAGTTAG
- a CDS encoding YcjF family protein, which produces MNEKEMKKEVEETIDTKFDKEMDDINQQLDEDCILAFVGDVNTGKSSTLNLIFDEPVTGVGALPGETTSIKIIPYKENIIFADTPGLSDVVSEHSSETWEYFKKADAVLFFLNAAGTVLSDREKESFEKIKKEHKRIIIVLNKIDAAENVGELVSYIRSQIGSQYDIIPVSSKTKEGIESLEDAILELMKDKDFVIGRHLRAKGKAANRVINRTSIAAASIGASPIPGSDFVPLSAIQVRMLIKLSKIYGKKMTKTRAKSMILSTITGNIGRTIVRQLSKVIPGYGMVIGASVAGAMTLALGRSVKYMYEKDLDLDKELLTDLYHTNLKKEVKQQT; this is translated from the coding sequence GTGAACGAAAAAGAGATGAAAAAAGAAGTGGAAGAGACAATTGATACAAAGTTTGATAAAGAAATGGACGATATTAACCAACAATTAGATGAAGATTGTATATTAGCTTTTGTCGGGGATGTGAATACTGGGAAGTCTTCCACGTTAAATTTAATTTTTGATGAACCTGTAACAGGTGTCGGAGCATTGCCTGGTGAAACAACTTCTATTAAAATTATCCCTTACAAAGAAAACATTATTTTTGCAGATACGCCAGGCCTTTCTGATGTTGTAAGCGAACACTCAAGTGAAACATGGGAATATTTTAAGAAAGCGGATGCCGTTCTTTTCTTTTTGAATGCTGCTGGAACCGTGCTATCTGATCGTGAAAAAGAGTCTTTTGAAAAAATAAAAAAGGAACATAAACGAATTATTATCGTTTTAAATAAAATTGATGCAGCGGAAAATGTGGGTGAGTTAGTCAGTTATATACGATCCCAAATTGGGAGTCAATATGACATCATTCCTGTATCTTCAAAAACGAAAGAGGGGATCGAAAGCCTAGAAGACGCGATCCTTGAACTGATGAAAGACAAGGATTTTGTCATAGGGAGGCACTTGAGGGCAAAAGGAAAAGCAGCAAACCGTGTGATTAATCGGACAAGTATCGCAGCTGCAAGTATCGGTGCCTCCCCAATCCCAGGGTCTGATTTCGTTCCATTATCAGCGATTCAAGTAAGAATGCTTATTAAATTATCAAAAATATATGGGAAGAAAATGACGAAAACGAGAGCTAAAAGCATGATTTTGTCCACAATTACGGGCAATATCGGTAGAACGATCGTCAGACAGCTGTCAAAAGTCATCCCAGGGTATGGTATGGTGATCGGGGCAAGTGTAGCAGGAGCAATGACGCTAGCGCTTGGTAGATCTGTTAAATACATGTACGAAAAAGACCTTGATCTAGATAAAGAATTATTAACAGATTTATACCATACAAATCTCAAAAAAGAAGTGAAACAACAAACGTAA